The stretch of DNA GTTTCTGCATGTGCCGCACCATGGCGATGTGAAGGTCGTCGTCTGTGATAAGCACCGCGTCATACGCGTCAACATCTACTACATAGCCCAGCAACTGGAGTTCTCTGTGAAGGATCTACGCTCGCGGCTGAAAAAGCCAGAGACACACTcggagcagcaggacacagAAAGGCTCATGCAAGAGGTTGAGCCTGCAgctgcgactgagactgcTGCCAGCGATCCCTTACCCTTGCCGGACATTGCGAGCTGCGCGCACTTCAGCGAGGAGTGCCACGTCCCGCCACAGATCAAGCTGCGAATATTCGTGAAGCGTTTTGTGTTCAGCCTGCAGACGGACAACCGGGAGAAGGACTACCTGAAGACGGAGGTGTGCAATGTCTATGCGGATGACTCCATGCTGgcctacgacgacgacgaggagcagcgtgtgctgcgcctgcagctgccCAATCTGCAGGTGGACAATCAGCTGTACTCCAGCGGCAAGTACGACTTCCCGGTGCTGCTCTGTGCGGAGCAGCTGTACAGGCGGCATCATGGCATGCCGCAGGTGTACGATCTGGATGAGGTGTACAAGCAGCAGGCCCACAGTGGCCCCGTCTCGCTGCTCACGTTCTACTTGTATCAggatgagctgcagctgcaggccgTGCGGTGTCATGTGCAGCCGTTTCGTGTCTACATTGAGGATGCCTATCTGAACCAGTTGCTGGAGACGCTGGTGGAGTGCGAGCCATCCCACTGCGTGCACACGCCccgcgaggagcaggagagaaTCCTCCTGCCCGATGGCCAGATCCTCTTGCCCGACCACGTCGTGGCGCAGTCGCTGTACATTGCCGAGCCGCTGCGCCTCAACAGCTTCACCGTGGAGCCGCTGAGCTTGCTCCTGTCCGTCCACACCTCCTCCAGGCTGTACATCGCCCTCGATCACTCTCccctctccttctcccgcTACGAGCGACAGCAGATCCTCACAGTCCCCCTGCGCTTCGGCCAATCCCTGGGCCTGCACTACCTCAGCGGTGCCATTTTCGGCGCTGGCTGGGTGGTCGGCTCCCTCGAGATTCTGGGCAGTCCCAGCGGACTGGCACGCTCCTTCAGCACGGGTCTGCGGGACTTCATTTCGATGCCGGTGCAGGGCCTCTTCCGTGGTCCCTGGGGCTTCATGGTGGGCGTGACTCAAGGCTCTGCCTCGCTGCTGCGCAACGTGACGGCGGGCACGGTGAATTCGGTGACCAAGCTGGCCGGCTCGGTGGCCCGCAATCTGGACAGGCTCACGCTGGACGCCGAGCACATCGAACTGACGGAGGCCAGACGACGTGCACGACCCCAGGGCTTTGCCGATGGCCTCACACAAGGCTTGACGGGACTCGGCATCAGTCTGCTGGGCGCCGTGGGCGGACtggcacaccacacactcgaGGCACGCAGCTCTGTGGGTGTCATTGCCGGCCTGACCAAGGGCATTGTGGGCGCCTTCACGAAACCCATCAGCGGCGCGGCCGAAATGCTGGCCCTCACCGGCCAGGGCGTGCTCCACACGGTCGGCTTCAACGCCATGCCACAGCAGGTGGAGCCGAGCGTCTCGCGGAACATGGCACTGCATCCGGGATCGTATCGCATATGGAGCAGTCTGCCCGAGGAGCTGCGCCACGCTCAGATTTTGTTCTTCTGCGAGATTACGCTGCTCGCCAGGGATCATCAGCTGCGGCCGGCACTGCTCTTCCTCACCACCTCGGTGCTGGCCATTATGGAGTCGGACCACGATGATCTGACCTTTGCGTCGGCAGTGAGCaaggtggctgtggcagaggaTCGCGATGATCCCACAAAGTTTTACCTCAGCCTCAAGCCCGAGCAAATGGAGGACTTTGAAGGGGTGAGTGGCATGCAATCCAAATCAAATTAGAACTGACATTAACGTGGTCTTAATTAGCAGCAAATGAACTACACGAACGAGCGGATTATGAAGTTCTTGAATACCTCGCGACTGCACACGCGAGCCAACGATTCGCTGAGTGATATTTTCCAGCTAAATGAGCACGAAATGGACTACCATCTGAAGCGCCAAACGCAATGCATCTTCTACATTCAGCACAACTATGGCAGGCATCTGGTGCACTATCTAAAGGTAATCAGTCGGATGCAGGCATCATGGTAGACACTGTGTAAAGCAGGGAGCCAGTCCCTGgagtgtttgtttttatttaattgaatgtgtACGATATTTtatgccaaaaaacaaaagacaatctttttgctactttttatgcaataaaaataagcaaaactaAGTGAATCAGCCAACGATAGTTCTATAGCTTATCGCTTAACCAAAGGCTAAAGTTCGTTAGGCAAAACTGCaagttaataaaatatattttggttaGGACTCGAGGCATGCCAGGAACAAAACTTGAAACTATTTGCAGGCAGGCGGAGGCCACGGGTGGGCATTCCGCcaatgaacagcagcaggaaactTTCCCTTGGTTGCATTCTAATGGAGCGCGCGGACAGATAAATCGATCTGGATTGTAGACCAAAACAATGCAAGTAGCAGAAacaacttttaaaaattgtactTGTCGTCCACAAAAGCCGCCAatgagcagggcagggcaggactgCACAGCGCTTCGCCTTTTTCCGCTTTTGCCTGCTTGGAtgcctggctgtggctttggctttggcagtGAGTGCACAAGCTGAGGATTCAATTATGGCTGGGTCTGGCACACCGCAGCCGCAAGCAGCCCTCCCACACTGCTCGGTTGCTCGCTTTcttggctgctggttgcctGCACAAGGCGCTCGACGCTCGACGCTTATTGACGCCCCAGGTTGACCTTCTTTATGTGTTTGACATGttcccaccacacacacacacacacacaccgggACTGAAATGCCTTACTTCtattgtttaatgtttataaAAGGTGTGCACTTTACGACTCTGCTGTTCCTTGCCCTAAAGTTGCTCACTCCCTCCCTTTGTGTCCGTTTCTTAGTCGTATTTAGAAGCAAAAGTACAATGTGGAATGTATgaacaaatgtacataaatgtaggCTTTAAAGTGAGCTTTCCTCTAATTTAGTAGTCTCTTTCTGGTACCCATTTGCTGCTgtccaattaaaatgcatccaTCAAGACATAATTCCCATAATATTTAATGGAATTCGATAGATGAAATGCAACCAATTTGCCATTCGATTGAGGCTGGGACCGAGGCCTAATGACCtgcatttaaaatgctttTAGTGCAGTGAAATTGAAACAGCATTAcgactcgtacatacataatatttGTGCGAGTACAAGGCCACACAACTAATGCATTAAGACAGCTTTTGCTCCTTCTActtcgaggaggaggagctgctgccaagaGTCCGCTTCTGGCTTCCATTTACGAGTGCTGTTTACTcacatgtggcatggcattaAATGTgagtatttatgcataaatctgTGCAAAAGTACAATTCCTTACGACGACTTCCGCTGAATCCAAGATTATTAAAACAGGCCTCGGGTGATTTGAAGCCACGGGCACTGTGGGATTACTCTGTGACGGTTATTACAGAGTACGAAAATAAAAGGAcattacatacacacaacGCAAAACGCAAATCCAACGAATTATTCATGGCTTATAAGAATGAAACATTGGGAAAATTAACGTACGGATACGCCCTGCACGCTCCCGCGAGGATTGGGCCTGGGacataaagcaaataaaataaagaaaaaaatcaaatgcaattttatctAAAATGGTTACTCATAAAAAATTGATACaccagcaaaagcagagcagcgcagagcataGATAGCTCGCAGGAGGGAAGTTCCACAAAtaaacagagggagagagagagagagagagacagacaaacgtacacaaaatatttcaaatatgttTTGACACTGACAGAGGGAACGTGGGGGATTGGCAgacgggcaggggcaggggaagcCGCCCTTGGCAGTCggattattcatatttgaaatCAAACATCCATAGAGCACGGCCCACTGGGGACTTTTTCTACATTTGTCGCAACTTCTAGgccaactctctctctctgccaaaGATGCCACACTCCAAAATACTTactctcgttctcgttctcgttctcgtctCGTCTAATATAGATGGAATACTTAAATAAACATGCAGGATGCGGAAGAGGAGTgcccactccctctctcccttaAAGCTGTTGGCAGTTTAAAGTGtttaaaccacaaaacaaaatgtgcgAATCGAAACTGCGTTTGATAATTCATAAATAGCAAGTCGTTTTATTCGCAAAGAGGTTTACATTCAgacatttatatttacatgAAACATACGTCGCACGAGTGCACAGACGAGTAattgtattcgtattcgtactcATACTCCTATTCGTACTCATACTTGATACTCAGTTACTTATTTTGTACAACTTAAGTCGGCAGCTTAAAGCGAATTGAttggtttgtgtgtggtaGGGAAACGTAGGAGATTCGAGGAACCAGTAACAGTATTTACAGCTTAAACATGAGCGAACACTTCTTTaaggtttttatttataaaaacataaacataaaagaaaaactctttCCCTGACTACAAATTTCAAGCCCTTTCTGTCTCCCAATGTACCATTATTTTAAAACAACTTCGAGTAGCATTTGTAACATGAAACTCCATCATTAAATATCCGTTTGATATGTGCAAATGGGTGGGCTGCTGGTGCGTGGAATCATTCACATCGATTGAAGGTACTTGGCATGAGAGCGGACTGAGAACTGCATTGGAACATCATTgttgataaatatttgtgttaaGCTTTTTGCTAATCTGCTAAGAGTATAAATTCGAGACCTAAATAAAGTAAGCTTATAGCCAGGTTTTGTCATCGGCGGCATCCTTGTCGTTGCCCGGCACTGCCCCTGTCCGACCACCCAAATTGGCGCGTCGATAGTTATTGTTGTGCggcgatgaggaggagacAATCTgcgtctgcagctgcagctcaacGTTTTCGAGGGGTAGGGCTGCAGGGTTCGTCGACTGTCAGGAGAGCAGCTGCGTGGTTTGACTTTCCATTGCCAGAGCGGaactgctggtgttgctggcGCCACTGCTCTGGCCAGTCCAGcgatgctgcagctcctgctggtACGGCGCCcgctttctgttgctgtggctcaGCTGATCCACTGGCGCCGAGTGGCGGTGCAGGCTCTCGTGCTGCTGACTGGCACGCAGCGGAGCATTGCGCAAGACTCCTaataatacacaaaaacaataaagaataTAATTCTGACGTTATAACACTCACCACAATGTGATATTCGATGCGATTTCGGTGAGCTGGGGCAGGTGTAAAGTATAgacttttgtgtgtctgtcaatattaaatggaaaccTCATTAATTATATCTCACACTGCTCAGGAATTAGAGTGTTTGTGCGCTTACCATTCCGCTTAATACGATTGTGATCGGGCGAACCGGAGCAGGAGTATCGTGAGGTTAGGTTGTCCCTTCGGTTGAGCGAATCTGCGCCCACGCGCACGAACAAACACCAGCGAAAGACCATCTTGAAGCCGTACCTAAAGCTGCAAGGGAATGCAGGGAGAAGGTTTACATTAAAGCCACTGGAAATGGCTacaatcaaattcaatttgatgtGCAGGAGGCGTAGGGCGTGGCACTGTGCTGCTCGATTAtctatttccgtttccgcttcgCTCGTCGTCGCTTCAGCAGATCGACGGACAAATTATTCTGCGCCCTCTTTGGATTACAATTTATAGCGTCGCAAGTGCGCTGTGtgttgtctctctgtgtgtacaGCAGCGTATAAATTAACAAACACCTTCATTGTCCTTATCCTTCGTCATTTGCATAAGGGTCTCCAGCGCTCTGGCACTGACTAGggtactgctgctggcactccaCCCTGGCGCCCACCCACCAATAGTCAGATATCCGCTGACTGAgcgaaattaattgcaatcgTTACGTTTTCCCGGATACgaacacggacatggacacggacactgAACAGTCAAACAGTCAATTCGCAGACAGCTCCACGTTTGACCTTTTTTTCGAGGGGGGGAGGTACATATGGCTATGAATATCCATCGTTATGATGGTGTCATGGATTGGCAAACTATATTCATGTGTGTTCACTGTCCAACATGGTTGATTAtgagtgccagcagcacagcacagcaagtACATTCATCAATTTGCAGGCAGGAGAGACGACAACCAATCAGCTAATCCTTGCTGAGAAGGAAAACTCAACTCTGATGCTAATTCAAGCGCAGATGacataattttgtgtgtgcgtgtgtgcgtgtgtgcgtgtggcgtACTCACCGCGAATTCATCCAGCAGTAAATAATGGGATTATACATGGAGTTGCTCATCGCCAGCCAATAGATGGCCAAATAGAGCTCCTGTATAAAGGGTGCCTCCGTGATGGCCGGATAGCAGGACGTGACCAGAAAGTAGCTGTGGAAGGGCAGCCAGCAAATGGCGAATATCAGCACGACGACAATCATCATTTTTACCACCTAAACGGGAGAACAGGAAGACAGGAAAAAACAGTAAATAAATGCTACAATTTATGCCTTTaaatttttaactttaaaagATAAATCTCGCTCTTAGCTGagagcaaataaatgaaatgttaaTTGCTCACCCGCCGCTTGCTGCGCACATTCTCCGTTTGCCTGGGCGTGCACTCGCCGATGGTCTTGGAGCCCCACAGCTCGATGCCCACGCGGGAGTAGGTGACCGTCATGGACACAATGGGCAGTATGTAGGTGAGTATCATGATGAGTATGTTGTAGCTAAAAGGAGTTGCAGACATCATTGTTACAAAAATCCCTTATAGTGAGTCAGGCAAATGTCTGTGTAAGCCATTATCTATGGCTGCACATTGTTCTGCTGTGAGTTTATTGAGTAAGTAGCAATTTGGTATGAATCTAAAGTTAATGGCCTTGCAtgtgacacacacagaacagccaggacatacacacacaggagcAGGGTACAGTGAGCGCTTCAACCAAATTGCCGTACAAAATGGCTGTAAAAAGCAACACGTTTCGTGTGCCCCCAACCCTCCGCTTCCTCCCTCTTCCGCCTCACCGTCGCCTCCTATTTTATGCCCGTTGTTTGGTTGGTtgagttcggttcggttttggCTGTTTGTCGTTTGTCAACTCACTGCCAACTGACAGTTCCAAATGTCCGCTTTTACGACTCCTATCTCCTATCTCCTATCGCATATCTCTGGCATCCTCTTACCCGAATGGAATACGGGCTGCGGGCATGTCATACTCCAATGTTGCAGTCGCTGATTGTCCCACATGCACGtgcagctgcctctgcctctgtctctgcacCTGTCCTTGCACCTTTATTTcggaggcagccacaaaagcgtTGACTTGTGCTTGACTTTGCCCCGTGGCTGGCATCCGTTTGCTCGTAAATTCGTCACAGCTTATGCCACCTCAATGATGCGGAGTCCCTTTTACCTCTGGGTATTCTATACTCACATGTACTCCAGCATGGAATGATTCGTTTGACCATCCGGCCACTCCGGATAGCAGACGGTCCTTGTGCTGTTGCCCTGCACCGGCACTTCCTCTGTCTTGTAGAAGATCATCATGGGGCAGGAGATGAGGGTGGAGGCCAGCCAGATAACCGCGGCAATGGCCAAATTGCATCGCTTGCTCATCCGGGGCTGCAGTGGCCTCATAATGGCCACGTATCTGCACacagaacacaacacaacaaaaaaaagcagagattTTTAATACAATCAAAGGGGAGCGCACCGGTCCTCCGGCATTCTGAAACTTTTGGCAGCGCCCGCCAGAGGCCAACCCGGAAACCATAAGCTGATTATATAAATGGGTCTCGCATGgagaagccaaacaaaaaacctccgtaaaatgcaatttagcgGCAGGCCGCAGCGGCATGTTGGAAAATtccgaaaattcaattaattcgTTCCATTTTCGTCAGAGCAAAGACCATTAATTGCGTACGCGGACTAGGACACAATCGACTAGGGATAAATAGGCTCGAAATGTTGGGACTGGGAGGATGCTTCAATTTCCAATAGATTAATTTCAACCCAAAGGCTCTTTTTGTCGGGGTTTGCTCTCTTGACAGGCAATCGTTTaagtttgctttttattttcatttgtatttatgctggcaggcaaaaaaaaaaatctccATAAATCGAATGAATGGGTTAGCCCGCATATAGACATAAATCTATCATATTTTTGATGTACTTGAAGTCGTGATTGATATGGGTCGAAGCGTGTCCCTTGAAGTATTCATAAGCTGCCGCCTGGATCAGGTCTGGATGGGATGATTTTtatgctctgccctgcccaaACCACTCACCTGTCGATGGAGATGGCCATTAAAGTGAAGACCGAGGCGCAGATGCTCAGCATGGCGATGAATTGTGAGATTTTGCAGTAGAGTTCCCCAAAGGGCCAGTCGCTGTCCAGCATGTAATAGTAGTTGAAGGTCACATTCAGGCTGGACACCATGGCATCCGCAATGGAGAGATTCACTGGAGAAAAGAACAAAGAACCAAAATCAGTGGACTCTGCTGCTTATCTGGCTTCAGGTTCAAGTGGCAAAAGTAAGCAAATTATGGGGACaagaaaggaagaaaaaacaaaa from Drosophila subobscura isolate 14011-0131.10 chromosome O, UCBerk_Dsub_1.0, whole genome shotgun sequence encodes:
- the LOC117898611 gene encoding tachykinin-like peptides receptor 99D is translated as MMENDSGTGLAGDESVDWSNWSTPAVLLYNALSSATPLPDYSPDFAGSAYNLSQDVSTVVPLAAAEAAGTRGPAMETADSFAFVMPWWRQILWSILFGGMVIVATGGNLIVVWIVMTTKRMRTVTNYFIVNLSIADAMVSSLNVTFNYYYMLDSDWPFGELYCKISQFIAMLSICASVFTLMAISIDRYVAIMRPLQPRMSKRCNLAIAAVIWLASTLISCPMMIFYKTEEVPVQGNSTRTVCYPEWPDGQTNHSMLEYIYNILIMILTYILPIVSMTVTYSRVGIELWGSKTIGECTPRQTENVRSKRRVVKMMIVVVLIFAICWLPFHSYFLVTSCYPAITEAPFIQELYLAIYWLAMSNSMYNPIIYCWMNSRFRYGFKMVFRWCLFVRVGADSLNRRDNLTSRYSCSGSPDHNRIKRNDTQKSILYTCPSSPKSHRISHCGVLRNAPLRASQQHESLHRHSAPVDQLSHSNRKRAPYQQELQHRWTGQSSGASNTSSSALAMESQTTQLLS